From Nicotiana tabacum cultivar K326 chromosome 15, ASM71507v2, whole genome shotgun sequence, the proteins below share one genomic window:
- the LOC142169539 gene encoding uncharacterized protein LOC142169539, translating into MAEDSEVWDVICDRSFILTKNLGDPAVAIPKTRKEFNDADRKAIEKKFRAKKILVCGISPVEYNRISACQSAKEIWEALQIAHEGTTLVKQSKIEILTTEYELFRMKDDESIKYMHTRFTFITNEIHSLGKIIPRNKLVRKILSVLPSSWESKVNAIIEAKDLQTLTIDELVENLKTYEMKKKKDNKRGEPK; encoded by the coding sequence atggctgaagattcagaggtatggGATGTTATCTGTGATAGATCCTTTATTCTTACCAAGAATCTTGGCGACCCAGCTGTAGCCATTCCTAAGACGAGGAAGGAATTCAATGACGCTGATCGAAAGGCCATAGAAAAAAAAtttcgtgcaaagaaaattcttgtttgTGGAATTAGTCCTGTTGAATATAACAGGATATCAGCATGCCAATCAGCAAAAGAAATCTGGGAGGCTCTTCAGATAGCTCATGAAGGAACAACTCTGGTTAAGCAATCCAAGATCGAAATTCTCACAACTGAATacgagctcttcaggatgaaagATGATGAATCCATCAAATATATGCATACTCGCTTCACCTTCATAACTAATGAGATTCACTCTCTTGGTAAAATTATTCCAAGAAACAAGCTTGTCAGAAAAATCCTTAGTGTACTGCCtagttcttgggaaagcaaagtgaaCGCCATTATAGAAGCGAAGGACTTGCAGACGCTGACCATAGATGAGCTTGTTGAAaacttgaaaacttatgaaatgaagaagaagaaggacaataAAAGAGGAGAGCCCAAATGa